From one Plantibacter flavus genomic stretch:
- a CDS encoding LacI family DNA-binding transcriptional regulator: MSRKAISLQDVAAIAGVSVSTASKVLRGQGKASDATRERILEAAARLDYQPNALGQFLAQGRSATIGVLTLNAPGAFTMPVLTAATTTLGARDLSVLVSDSRLDRSLMAATVRKLRARNVDGLLVIGDGSGTEMRSVTDGFAVPVVYAYGASDDPGDASFLHNGRLAGELAGRHLLGLGRRRIAHIGASLDDRSAHDRAEGLHRALDEAGVELVGGTGLHGDWSRAWGRQAAQRLIEAGHDVDAVFCANDTIALAAIEVFREAGRRVPEDIAVVGMDNLAGLMGQRDRTLTTIDPLLHDVGRAAAGYLADAIAGGTYVPGVHFVDGELIEGESTGSPA, translated from the coding sequence ATGTCTAGAAAAGCGATTTCCCTGCAGGATGTGGCCGCCATCGCCGGGGTCTCCGTCTCGACCGCATCGAAGGTGTTGCGTGGTCAGGGCAAGGCCTCGGACGCCACGCGCGAGCGCATCCTCGAGGCCGCGGCGCGACTGGACTACCAGCCGAACGCCCTCGGCCAGTTCCTCGCGCAGGGACGCAGCGCGACGATCGGTGTGCTGACGCTCAACGCCCCCGGCGCGTTCACGATGCCGGTCCTCACCGCCGCGACGACGACCCTCGGCGCCCGCGACCTCTCGGTCCTCGTGTCCGACTCCCGTCTCGACCGCTCCCTCATGGCCGCGACCGTCCGGAAGCTGCGCGCCCGCAACGTCGACGGCCTCCTCGTCATCGGCGACGGCAGCGGGACCGAGATGCGTTCGGTCACCGACGGGTTCGCGGTGCCCGTCGTCTACGCCTACGGTGCCTCGGACGATCCCGGGGACGCCTCGTTCCTGCACAACGGCCGCCTGGCCGGCGAGCTCGCGGGACGACATCTGCTGGGCCTCGGTCGCCGTCGCATCGCGCACATCGGTGCCTCGCTCGACGACCGCTCCGCCCACGACCGGGCGGAGGGACTGCACCGCGCGCTGGACGAGGCCGGGGTCGAGCTGGTCGGCGGGACGGGGCTCCACGGCGACTGGTCCCGGGCCTGGGGGCGTCAGGCGGCACAGCGACTCATCGAGGCCGGACACGACGTCGACGCGGTGTTCTGCGCGAACGACACCATCGCACTCGCCGCCATCGAGGTCTTCCGGGAGGCCGGTCGCCGGGTGCCCGAGGACATCGCCGTGGTCGGGATGGACAACCTCGCCGGCCTCATGGGTCAACGGGACCGGACCCTCACGACGATCGACCCGCTCCTCCACGACGTCGGCCGTGCTGCGGCCGGCTATCTCGCCGATGCGATCGCCGGTGGCACCTACGTCCCGGGGGTGCACTTCGTGGACGGCGAGCTCATCGAGGGCGAGTCGACCGGGTCCCCGGCCTGA
- a CDS encoding DUF4038 domain-containing protein, whose product MPRWSVSPSRRALLRDGLPSFLLADTVWAAFSGPTDEEWSDYLVLRRRQGFTALLISVLPIEHDRSEGGRSPYAVVDGRLDLSAGDPGYWPRAVRLLEQAVEHGFTPMLVLLWNNFVPATWGAGLTPQLVLDEQQTLDHVRDSVERFARFEPIWIVSGDDDLDADEAIARYSLAASEVRRLVPEALVTWHSTPTARMPEDLANGPLLDLHGLQSGHNEDWDTLPQTLTRYVDGLAVTRPIIDLEPCYEGLGRFAGRARHSRADIRRASWTGVVAGAAAGLGYGAHGVWSWHRRGSAFTAEAVHGVPFPAAVALGFPGADDVGFLRRVVEAEGLSELREDRALLESEPSGAVAGRVDEHLVAVYAPSAFALTCRLDPASVASVTVYDLDERRQDAAEWTAVAGEDGTGRIRLEQPEFPGDALFVIRVEHGTAAA is encoded by the coding sequence ATGCCCCGTTGGTCCGTCTCCCCCTCCCGTCGCGCCCTGCTGCGCGACGGCCTGCCGTCGTTCCTCCTCGCAGACACCGTCTGGGCCGCGTTCAGCGGTCCGACGGACGAGGAGTGGTCCGACTACCTCGTCCTGCGGCGTCGGCAGGGCTTCACCGCCCTGCTCATCAGCGTGTTGCCGATCGAGCACGACCGGTCCGAGGGTGGCCGTTCGCCCTACGCCGTCGTCGACGGGCGTCTGGACCTGTCCGCGGGCGATCCCGGCTACTGGCCGCGCGCGGTCCGGCTCCTCGAGCAGGCGGTCGAGCACGGCTTCACGCCGATGCTGGTCCTGTTGTGGAACAACTTCGTCCCGGCGACCTGGGGAGCGGGCCTCACGCCCCAGCTGGTGCTCGACGAACAGCAGACACTCGACCACGTGCGCGATTCGGTCGAGCGGTTCGCACGGTTCGAACCGATCTGGATCGTGTCGGGCGACGACGACCTCGATGCCGATGAGGCCATCGCCCGCTACAGCCTCGCCGCGTCCGAGGTGCGCCGACTGGTACCGGAGGCGCTCGTCACTTGGCACAGCACCCCGACCGCGCGCATGCCGGAAGACCTCGCGAACGGTCCGCTGCTCGACCTGCACGGCCTGCAGTCCGGGCACAACGAGGACTGGGACACGCTGCCGCAGACCCTCACCCGATACGTGGACGGCCTCGCGGTCACGCGGCCGATCATCGATCTGGAACCCTGTTACGAAGGGCTCGGTCGATTCGCCGGCCGCGCGAGGCACTCGCGCGCGGACATCCGGCGGGCGAGCTGGACGGGCGTCGTGGCAGGTGCTGCGGCCGGACTCGGCTACGGCGCGCACGGGGTGTGGTCATGGCATCGTCGCGGGAGCGCGTTCACGGCCGAGGCGGTCCACGGCGTCCCGTTCCCCGCCGCCGTCGCACTCGGCTTCCCGGGAGCGGACGACGTCGGCTTCCTCCGACGGGTCGTCGAGGCCGAGGGGCTGTCAGAACTCCGCGAGGACCGCGCGCTCCTCGAGTCCGAACCCTCGGGCGCCGTGGCTGGTCGGGTGGACGAGCACCTCGTCGCCGTGTACGCGCCGTCGGCGTTCGCGCTGACGTGTCGACTCGATCCCGCTTCGGTGGCGTCGGTCACCGTCTACGACCTCGACGAGCGCCGGCAGGACGCCGCGGAATGGACCGCGGTCGCTGGCGAGGACGGCACCGGGCGTATCCGCCTCGAGCAGCCCGAGTTCCCGGGCGACGCGTTGTTCGTGATCCGCGTCGAGCACGGGACGGCCGCGGCGTGA